A genomic segment from Variovorax paradoxus B4 encodes:
- the yjgA gene encoding ribosome biogenesis factor YjgA yields MSRKPKKGYFVRGQFVAEGSELDLELKRELKGTDEASRTDLKRESDELQKLGTELLGLRAGLFDALPLGEKLVDAVAEAKRITNFEGKRRQMQFIGKLMRKLEPEVLEAVRLALAEQNSVPAAETAALHEAERWRDRLIADDDALGGWIETHPATDSQQLRALVRQARKDLKAGPAGEAPRQGKAYREIFQLVREQLAVHGGADHAAEAAAQDREEDA; encoded by the coding sequence ATGTCCCGCAAACCCAAAAAAGGCTATTTCGTCCGTGGCCAGTTCGTTGCCGAAGGCAGCGAGCTCGACCTGGAGCTCAAGCGCGAGCTCAAGGGCACCGACGAAGCCAGCCGCACCGATCTCAAGCGCGAAAGCGATGAACTGCAAAAGCTCGGCACCGAACTGCTCGGCCTGCGCGCCGGCCTGTTCGATGCCCTCCCGCTGGGCGAAAAACTGGTCGACGCCGTCGCCGAAGCCAAGCGCATCACCAATTTCGAGGGCAAGCGCCGCCAGATGCAGTTCATCGGCAAGCTGATGCGCAAGCTCGAACCCGAAGTACTCGAAGCCGTGAGGCTCGCCCTCGCCGAGCAGAACAGCGTGCCCGCAGCCGAAACCGCCGCGCTGCACGAGGCCGAACGCTGGCGCGACCGGCTGATTGCCGACGACGACGCGCTGGGCGGCTGGATCGAAACCCACCCCGCCACCGATTCGCAGCAGCTGCGCGCCCTGGTGCGCCAGGCCCGCAAGGACCTGAAGGCCGGGCCGGCCGGCGAGGCGCCGCGCCAGGGCAAGGCCTACCGCGAGATCTTCCAGCTGGTGCGGGAGCAGCTCGCTGTGCACGGCGGTGCGGACCACGCGGCGGAGGCTGCCGCGCAAGACCGGGAAGAGGACGCATGA
- a CDS encoding helix-turn-helix transcriptional regulator has protein sequence MQERANHLDFDIRFEGARDVLARPHRHEYFQIQVSIDGGSQQVIGGAVRPFTARHLSFVLPYRVHVVPHPPGARYAIVNFDQGFLWPELAVEALDLEEVPAARQPELAPFLFQEWVDFHFGDADFARILGWLDELAALNRERRFGAVGAIRGILLQLMALACRRHEAPLLAQAALQSGRSAGHDALQRVMRYVREHLAEEVSLNDAAAAAMLSPNYLAHLLKKQTQRTFTELVTERRLERAKELLVTSNARIGDIARQCGFGDSVYFSRRFRLQNGVTPRQFRSQADAGLAKAAQELSSR, from the coding sequence ATGCAGGAGCGCGCGAACCACCTCGACTTCGACATCCGCTTCGAAGGCGCACGCGACGTGCTGGCGCGCCCGCACCGGCACGAGTATTTCCAGATCCAGGTCAGCATCGACGGCGGCTCGCAGCAGGTGATCGGCGGCGCGGTGCGGCCGTTCACCGCGAGGCACCTGAGCTTCGTGCTGCCTTACCGCGTGCACGTGGTGCCGCATCCGCCCGGCGCGCGCTATGCCATCGTGAACTTCGACCAGGGCTTTCTCTGGCCCGAACTGGCGGTTGAGGCGCTCGACCTGGAGGAGGTGCCGGCCGCGCGCCAGCCCGAGCTCGCGCCCTTCCTGTTCCAGGAGTGGGTGGACTTTCACTTCGGCGACGCCGATTTCGCGCGCATCCTCGGATGGCTCGATGAGCTCGCCGCGCTGAACCGGGAACGGCGCTTCGGCGCCGTGGGCGCGATCCGCGGCATCCTGCTGCAGCTGATGGCGCTGGCCTGCCGCCGGCACGAGGCGCCGCTGCTCGCCCAGGCGGCGCTGCAGAGCGGCCGCAGCGCGGGCCACGATGCGCTGCAGCGCGTGATGCGCTACGTGCGCGAGCACCTGGCCGAGGAGGTGTCGCTCAACGATGCCGCGGCGGCGGCCATGCTCTCGCCCAACTACCTCGCGCACCTGCTCAAGAAACAGACCCAGCGCACCTTCACCGAGCTGGTGACCGAACGGCGCCTGGAACGCGCGAAGGAACTGCTGGTGACCTCGAACGCCCGCATCGGCGACATCGCGCGGCAGTGCGGCTTCGGCGACTCGGTCTATTTCAGCCGCCGCTTCAGGCTGCAGAACGGCGTCACGCCGCGGCAGTTCCGCAGCCAGGCCGATGCCGGACTGGCCAAAGCGGCACAGGAGCTTTCCAGCCGCTAG
- the mog gene encoding molybdopterin adenylyltransferase, whose protein sequence is MSAPDPVRIGIVSISDRASSGTYEDKGLPSLQAWLGRALKNPVDFEARLIPDEAALISATLIELVNAGCSLVLTTGGTGPALRDVTPEATLAVAHKEMPGFGEQMRQISLCFVPTAILSRQVAVIRDKSLIINLPGQPKSIAETLEGLKDTEGVQVVPGIFAAVPYCIDLIGGPYLETDDTVCKAFRPKSAIRTR, encoded by the coding sequence ATGAGCGCACCCGACCCCGTCCGCATCGGCATCGTCTCCATCAGCGACCGCGCCTCCAGCGGCACCTACGAGGACAAGGGCCTGCCCTCGCTGCAGGCCTGGCTCGGCCGGGCGCTGAAGAACCCGGTCGATTTCGAGGCCCGGCTGATTCCCGACGAAGCGGCCCTCATCAGCGCCACGCTGATCGAGCTGGTGAACGCCGGCTGCTCTCTGGTGCTGACCACCGGCGGCACCGGCCCGGCCCTGCGCGACGTGACGCCCGAGGCCACCCTGGCCGTGGCCCACAAGGAAATGCCCGGCTTCGGCGAGCAGATGCGCCAGATCAGCCTGTGCTTCGTGCCCACCGCGATCCTGTCGCGCCAGGTGGCGGTGATCCGCGACAAGAGCCTGATCATCAACCTGCCGGGACAGCCGAAGTCGATCGCGGAAACGCTCGAAGGGCTGAAAGACACCGAAGGCGTGCAGGTCGTGCCCGGCATCTTCGCGGCGGTGCCCTACTGCATCGACCTGATCGGCGGGCCGTACCTCGAAACGGACGACACGGTCTGCAAGGCGTTCCGGCCGAAGTCGGCCATTCGCACCCGCTGA
- a CDS encoding fumarylacetoacetate hydrolase family protein: protein MSNSRRGLLAGSAAVAASAMAGCALPAGASRSVQTPFTVAQTTVPIVGSEQAFPVRRIYCIGRNYAAHAREMGSDPNREPPFFFQKPADAIQVVTPGTVADHPYPSLTKNYHYEVELVVALGKGGRNIAAADALGLVYGYSLGLDMTRRDLQREMGDQKKPWEIGKSFDHSAPIGPIHPVAKVGHYTDGAIWLKVNGQTKQNATLKYMIWSVAEQISRLSQAFELMPGDIIYSGTPENVGPVVRGDLIEIHIDGLPNLSVRIV from the coding sequence ATGTCCAATTCACGACGCGGCCTGCTGGCCGGCTCCGCCGCCGTGGCTGCCAGCGCCATGGCCGGCTGCGCGCTGCCTGCCGGCGCATCGCGCTCGGTGCAAACGCCCTTCACGGTGGCGCAGACCACGGTGCCGATCGTCGGCAGCGAGCAGGCGTTTCCGGTGCGCCGCATCTACTGCATCGGCCGCAACTATGCGGCCCATGCGCGCGAGATGGGCTCCGACCCCAACCGCGAACCACCCTTCTTCTTCCAGAAACCGGCGGACGCGATCCAGGTGGTCACGCCCGGCACCGTGGCCGACCATCCGTATCCCTCGCTGACGAAGAACTACCACTACGAGGTGGAACTGGTGGTCGCACTCGGCAAGGGCGGGCGCAACATCGCGGCAGCGGATGCGCTGGGCCTGGTCTACGGCTACTCGCTCGGGCTGGACATGACCCGGCGCGACCTGCAGCGCGAGATGGGCGACCAGAAGAAGCCCTGGGAAATCGGCAAGAGCTTCGACCATTCGGCACCCATCGGGCCGATCCATCCCGTGGCCAAGGTCGGCCACTACACCGACGGCGCGATCTGGCTCAAGGTGAATGGCCAGACCAAGCAGAACGCCACGCTCAAGTACATGATCTGGTCGGTGGCGGAGCAGATCAGCCGCCTGTCGCAGGCTTTCGAGCTGATGCCCGGCGACATCATCTACTCGGGCACGCCCGAGAACGTGGGTCCAGTGGTGCGCGGCGACCTGATCGAGATCCACATCGACGGCCTGCCGAACCTGTCGGTGCGCATCGTCTGA
- a CDS encoding Bug family tripartite tricarboxylate transporter substrate binding protein, whose amino-acid sequence MLQRAFWGLLLLALSCAAQAALAAYPEKPITLIVPWAAGGSTDILARAIAEQLGKSMGQPVVVDNRVGASGNIGSNFVAKARPDGYTLLIGSMSTHAMNPTLMPGMPFKGADDFTPIALVANVINTMVVNPSVPAKDLREFIAYAKANPGKLAYASAGGGSTNHLSAEMFKKAAGIDMLHVPYKGGAPAVLDTVGNQTQVLFSAGTQTLPHVKAGKLRLLAVTEPRRSALLPDTPTVAETLPGYEMSVWYAAFGPAGMPAELVTRLNTEINKALAVPEVRARMDAIGVELVKSTPEQLAAALRRDTERYGKVIRDLGIKLD is encoded by the coding sequence ATGCTCCAACGTGCCTTCTGGGGCCTGCTTCTGCTGGCTCTCTCATGCGCCGCGCAGGCTGCCCTGGCTGCCTACCCCGAGAAGCCGATCACGCTGATCGTCCCCTGGGCCGCCGGCGGCTCGACCGACATCCTGGCGCGCGCCATTGCCGAGCAGCTCGGCAAGTCGATGGGCCAGCCGGTGGTGGTCGACAACCGCGTCGGCGCTTCCGGCAACATCGGCTCCAACTTCGTCGCCAAGGCCAGGCCGGACGGCTACACGCTCCTGATCGGCTCGATGAGCACGCACGCGATGAACCCCACGCTGATGCCTGGCATGCCCTTCAAGGGCGCGGATGACTTCACGCCCATTGCGCTGGTGGCCAACGTGATCAACACGATGGTGGTCAACCCCTCGGTGCCGGCGAAGGACCTGCGCGAGTTCATCGCCTACGCCAAGGCCAACCCCGGCAAGCTGGCGTACGCCTCGGCCGGCGGCGGCTCCACCAACCACCTGAGCGCCGAGATGTTCAAGAAGGCGGCCGGCATCGACATGCTGCACGTGCCGTACAAGGGCGGCGCGCCGGCCGTGCTCGACACGGTGGGCAACCAGACCCAGGTCCTGTTCTCCGCCGGCACGCAGACGCTGCCGCACGTCAAGGCGGGCAAGCTGCGCCTCCTGGCCGTGACGGAGCCCAGGCGCTCCGCGCTGCTGCCCGACACGCCCACCGTCGCCGAGACGCTGCCCGGCTATGAGATGAGCGTGTGGTACGCCGCATTCGGACCCGCGGGCATGCCCGCCGAGCTGGTCACGCGGCTCAATACCGAGATCAACAAGGCCCTGGCGGTGCCCGAAGTTCGCGCCCGCATGGATGCGATCGGCGTCGAGCTGGTGAAGAGCACGCCCGAGCAGCTGGCCGCCGCGCTCCGCAGGGACACCGAGCGCTATGGCAAGGTCATCAGGGATCTCGGGATCAAGCTTGACTGA
- a CDS encoding LysR family transcriptional regulator — MPPPTLQHLTPRLKLRHFALLAELERQRSVSRAAQHLGLSQPTVTRALGEIENIFMTPLFTRGRRGLEPTAAGLLVLARARVALADAQSLGQDLAALGTGLQGRLRIGVIPFLSRVTQDAVWQHLLAVRPRLGFVVEEATTHALVQAVQARTLDCAICRFTPASAEAGLAQQFLYEQEPRLVVSRTAAQRLLRRGLDWEAFVSLHWIFPPADTPIRQMIHSIFASAGQPVPVPLLEAYAHKTLVSVLRHMPDAITILPDDIAQEVADASGARVMPQRLQWNLPPVGVVRLQDAANATIVDAMTEALRNARP, encoded by the coding sequence ATGCCGCCGCCGACACTGCAACACCTCACGCCGCGGCTCAAGCTGCGCCACTTCGCCCTTCTCGCGGAGCTCGAGCGCCAGCGCTCGGTCAGCCGCGCGGCGCAGCACCTCGGTCTGAGCCAGCCCACCGTCACGCGTGCGCTGGGGGAGATCGAGAACATCTTCATGACGCCGCTGTTCACCCGCGGCCGACGCGGGCTGGAGCCCACGGCCGCGGGCCTGCTGGTGTTGGCGCGGGCACGGGTTGCGCTGGCCGATGCGCAATCGCTGGGGCAGGACCTGGCAGCGCTTGGCACGGGGCTGCAGGGGCGGCTGCGCATCGGCGTCATTCCCTTTCTTTCGCGCGTCACGCAGGACGCCGTCTGGCAACACCTGCTGGCGGTGCGGCCGCGCCTGGGCTTCGTGGTCGAAGAGGCCACGACCCATGCGCTCGTACAGGCCGTGCAGGCGCGCACGCTGGACTGCGCGATCTGCCGCTTCACACCGGCCAGCGCCGAAGCCGGGCTGGCACAGCAGTTCCTCTACGAGCAGGAGCCGCGCCTCGTGGTGTCGCGCACAGCCGCCCAGCGGCTGCTGCGGCGCGGACTGGATTGGGAGGCCTTCGTGTCCCTGCACTGGATCTTCCCGCCGGCGGACACGCCGATCCGCCAGATGATCCATTCGATCTTCGCCTCGGCCGGGCAGCCGGTGCCGGTGCCCCTGCTGGAGGCCTACGCGCACAAGACGCTGGTATCGGTGCTGCGGCACATGCCCGACGCGATCACCATCCTGCCCGACGACATTGCGCAGGAGGTGGCCGATGCGAGCGGCGCCCGCGTGATGCCCCAGCGCCTGCAGTGGAACCTGCCGCCCGTGGGTGTGGTGCGGCTGCAGGATGCGGCCAACGCGACCATCGTGGACGCAATGACCGAAGCGCTTCGCAACGCGCGGCCCTAG
- a CDS encoding gamma-glutamyltransferase family protein: protein MFTTRPEIAGTFGVASSTHWLASQTAMGVLERGGNAFDAAVAAGFVLQVVEPHLNGPGGEAPILLWSERERRMHAIRGQGCAPAEASAAAFRALGFEQVPGIGLLAATVPGAFSAWLTLLREHGTWSLAGVLAPAIGYARDGFPLVPRVAEAIFAVRGLFLEHWHSSAEVWLPGGNLPQPGSLFRLPALAATYSRIVETAEREGSGRTGVIDAAIRTWQQGFVAREIDGYCRGTAVRDSSGEAHTGLLRYEDMAAWRVATEAPLTAQFGRYTVAKCGFWSQGPAFLQQIGMLRHAGLEHHAPGTAGFVHRITEAAKLALADRLAWYGAASGARADAQQALLSDAYLRERWAMVDPGRASDVLRPGEPLGLAPRLPDLDASARTLRTADTRFGVGEPTFAALPPVAEWAEREIFVGDTCHIDVIDRHGNMVAATPSGGWLSSSPAIPALGFALNTRLQMSWLDEGLPSSLEPRVAPCTTLSPSMALRDGEPYMAFGTPGGDQQDQWSVGFFLRHAVHGLNLQQAIDAPAWHVKHAPGSFWPRQTTLNTLTLESRFDPEALEQLRAMGHQVQVGDAWSESRMSACSREHDAQGRLVLRAGANPRGMQGYAVGR from the coding sequence ATGTTCACGACCCGTCCTGAAATCGCCGGTACCTTCGGCGTTGCCTCTTCGACCCACTGGCTGGCCTCGCAAACCGCGATGGGCGTGCTCGAACGCGGCGGCAACGCCTTCGACGCCGCCGTGGCCGCGGGCTTCGTGCTGCAGGTGGTCGAGCCGCACCTCAACGGCCCCGGCGGCGAGGCGCCGATCCTGCTGTGGAGCGAACGCGAGCGGCGCATGCATGCCATCCGTGGACAGGGCTGCGCGCCGGCCGAGGCCAGCGCCGCGGCGTTCCGCGCGCTCGGTTTCGAGCAGGTGCCGGGCATCGGCCTCCTGGCGGCCACGGTGCCGGGCGCGTTCTCCGCCTGGCTCACCCTGCTGCGCGAGCACGGCACCTGGTCGCTCGCCGGGGTGCTGGCACCGGCGATCGGCTATGCGCGCGACGGCTTTCCGCTGGTACCGCGCGTCGCCGAGGCAATTTTTGCCGTGCGCGGCCTGTTTCTCGAACATTGGCATTCGTCGGCCGAGGTGTGGCTGCCCGGCGGCAATCTGCCCCAGCCGGGTTCGCTGTTCCGGCTGCCGGCGCTGGCCGCCACCTACAGCCGCATCGTCGAAACCGCCGAGCGCGAAGGCAGCGGCCGCACCGGCGTGATCGATGCGGCGATCCGCACCTGGCAGCAGGGGTTCGTGGCGCGCGAGATCGACGGCTACTGCCGCGGCACGGCCGTGCGCGACAGCAGCGGCGAGGCGCACACCGGCCTGCTGCGCTACGAGGACATGGCCGCATGGCGCGTTGCCACCGAGGCGCCGCTCACGGCGCAGTTCGGCCGCTACACGGTCGCGAAGTGCGGCTTCTGGAGCCAGGGACCGGCGTTCCTGCAGCAGATTGGCATGCTGCGCCATGCGGGGCTCGAGCACCATGCGCCCGGCACGGCGGGCTTCGTGCACCGCATCACCGAAGCCGCCAAGCTGGCCTTGGCCGACCGGCTGGCGTGGTATGGCGCGGCGTCCGGCGCGCGTGCCGATGCGCAGCAGGCGCTGCTGTCGGATGCCTACCTGCGCGAACGCTGGGCCATGGTCGATCCAGGGCGCGCGTCCGACGTGCTGCGGCCCGGCGAGCCGCTCGGCCTTGCCCCGCGCCTGCCCGACCTGGACGCGAGTGCGCGGACCCTGCGCACGGCCGACACGCGCTTCGGCGTCGGCGAGCCCACCTTCGCCGCGCTGCCGCCGGTCGCCGAATGGGCGGAGCGCGAGATCTTCGTGGGCGACACCTGCCACATCGACGTGATCGACCGGCACGGCAACATGGTCGCGGCCACGCCTTCGGGCGGCTGGCTGTCCTCGAGCCCCGCGATTCCGGCGCTGGGCTTCGCGCTGAACACGCGGCTGCAGATGAGCTGGCTCGACGAGGGGCTGCCCAGCTCGCTCGAGCCGCGCGTCGCGCCCTGCACCACGCTGTCGCCGTCGATGGCGCTGCGCGACGGCGAGCCCTACATGGCGTTCGGAACACCCGGCGGCGACCAGCAGGACCAGTGGTCGGTCGGCTTCTTCCTGCGCCATGCGGTGCACGGCCTCAACCTGCAGCAGGCCATCGACGCGCCGGCCTGGCACGTCAAGCACGCCCCCGGCTCCTTCTGGCCGCGCCAGACCACGCTCAACACGCTCACGCTGGAATCGCGCTTCGACCCCGAGGCGCTCGAACAGCTGCGCGCAATGGGCCACCAGGTGCAGGTCGGCGATGCCTGGTCCGAAAGCCGCATGTCCGCCTGCAGCCGCGAACACGACGCGCAGGGCCGGCTGGTGCTGCGTGCCGGCGCCAACCCGCGCGGCATGCAGGGCTATGCCGTGGGCCGCTGA
- a CDS encoding general secretion pathway protein GspL, with product MKWLMSYQIDSAQERRVQQKTVRAAAARCHEQASNAAINACLKEIEARSAPAP from the coding sequence ATGAAGTGGCTCATGAGCTACCAGATCGACAGCGCGCAAGAGCGCCGCGTGCAGCAGAAAACCGTGCGGGCGGCTGCCGCGCGCTGCCATGAGCAGGCATCGAACGCGGCAATCAATGCCTGCCTGAAGGAGATCGAGGCCAGGAGCGCTCCGGCGCCGTGA
- the pmbA gene encoding metalloprotease PmbA has product MTTSSSRADSGFAYSRSFFENLVDTALAHAKKLGATDAGAEASEGCGLSVSVRKGELENVERNRDKSLGITVYVGHRRGNASTSDFSEAAIAQTVQAAYDIARFTAEDPVSGLPDEEDIAKEHPELDLFHPWSVTSEQAAKLALECEEAALSTDKRITNSEGAGVSAQQSHFFSAHTHGFRGGYASSRHSISVAPIAGKGDDMQRDSWYSSMRSADELASPQAVGRYAAERALSRLKSRKIKTTECPVLFESPLAVGLLGGLVQAVSGGALYRKSSFLLDSLGKPVLPKHVDVAEDPHILRGKGSSPFDDEGVATRARKVVDAGRLEGYFLSTYSARKLGMKTTGNAGGSHNLILSSRLTKHTDDLDAMLAKLGTGLFVIELMGQGVNYVTGDYSRGASGFWVEKGKIAFPVHEITIAGNLKDMLMGIEAIGADAYTFGAKTTGSVLVNRMKVAGS; this is encoded by the coding sequence ATGACGACATCCTCCTCGCGCGCCGATTCCGGCTTCGCCTACAGCCGCTCCTTCTTCGAAAACCTGGTCGACACGGCCCTGGCCCACGCCAAAAAGCTCGGTGCCACCGATGCCGGCGCCGAGGCCTCCGAGGGCTGCGGCCTCAGCGTCTCGGTCCGCAAGGGCGAGCTCGAGAACGTGGAGCGCAACCGCGACAAGTCGCTGGGCATCACGGTCTACGTGGGCCACCGCCGCGGCAACGCCAGCACCTCCGACTTCTCCGAGGCCGCCATCGCCCAGACCGTGCAGGCCGCCTACGACATCGCCCGCTTCACTGCCGAAGACCCGGTCAGCGGCCTTCCCGACGAAGAGGATATTGCCAAGGAGCACCCCGAGCTCGACCTGTTCCATCCCTGGAGCGTGACCAGCGAGCAAGCGGCCAAGCTCGCGCTCGAATGCGAAGAGGCGGCGCTTTCGACCGACAAGCGCATCACCAACAGCGAAGGCGCGGGCGTCTCGGCCCAGCAGAGCCACTTCTTCAGCGCCCACACCCACGGTTTCCGCGGCGGCTATGCCAGCTCGCGGCATTCGATCTCGGTCGCGCCCATCGCCGGCAAGGGCGACGACATGCAGCGCGACTCCTGGTACAGCTCCATGCGCTCGGCCGACGAGCTGGCCAGCCCGCAGGCGGTGGGCCGCTATGCCGCCGAACGGGCGCTGAGCCGGCTCAAGTCGCGCAAGATCAAGACCACCGAGTGCCCGGTGCTGTTCGAGTCGCCGCTGGCCGTGGGCCTCCTGGGCGGGCTGGTGCAGGCCGTGAGCGGCGGGGCGCTGTACCGCAAGAGCAGCTTCCTGCTCGATTCGCTCGGCAAGCCGGTGCTGCCGAAGCATGTCGACGTGGCCGAAGACCCGCACATCCTGCGCGGCAAGGGCAGCTCGCCCTTCGACGACGAAGGCGTGGCGACCCGTGCGCGCAAGGTGGTGGACGCCGGCCGGCTCGAAGGCTACTTCCTGTCGACCTATTCCGCGCGCAAGCTCGGCATGAAGACCACCGGCAACGCCGGCGGCTCGCACAACCTGATCCTGAGCTCGCGCCTCACCAAGCACACCGACGACCTCGACGCCATGCTCGCCAAGCTCGGCACCGGCCTGTTCGTGATCGAGCTGATGGGTCAGGGCGTGAACTACGTCACCGGCGACTACTCGCGCGGCGCGAGCGGCTTCTGGGTCGAGAAGGGCAAGATCGCCTTCCCGGTGCACGAGATCACCATTGCCGGCAACCTCAAGGACATGCTGATGGGCATCGAGGCCATCGGCGCCGATGCCTACACCTTCGGCGCCAAGACCACGGGCTCGGTGCTGGTCAACCGCATGAAGGTGGCCGGCAGCTAG
- a CDS encoding GAF domain-containing protein encodes MLSLEVCERLCDALPRAATVDAALGHIESARRALLGPGLLTVNLNATAPDDPPDEVQLQRLWSSDPQAYPVAGRKRKRLTRWTQQLLLRAEVFVGEGETALAEVFDDHALIAALGLRAVVNVPLLEDGRCAATFNVLGTRARWTQQEIALVRLLALLATPWVLRARRDAWASQPGPPGSRPPFTVA; translated from the coding sequence GTGCTGTCCCTCGAAGTGTGCGAACGGCTCTGCGACGCGCTGCCGCGGGCCGCCACGGTCGATGCCGCGCTGGGGCACATCGAGTCGGCGCGCCGGGCGCTACTCGGTCCGGGGCTGCTCACGGTGAACCTGAACGCGACGGCCCCGGACGATCCGCCCGACGAAGTGCAGCTGCAGCGCCTCTGGTCGTCCGACCCGCAGGCCTACCCGGTGGCCGGCCGCAAGCGCAAGAGGCTCACGCGCTGGACGCAGCAACTGCTGCTGCGTGCCGAGGTCTTCGTCGGTGAAGGCGAGACGGCGCTGGCCGAGGTGTTCGACGACCACGCGCTCATTGCCGCGCTGGGCCTGCGCGCGGTGGTGAATGTGCCGCTGCTGGAAGACGGCCGATGTGCGGCCACCTTCAACGTGCTGGGCACGCGCGCGCGCTGGACGCAGCAGGAGATTGCGCTGGTGCGGCTGCTGGCTCTGCTGGCCACGCCGTGGGTGTTGCGCGCGCGCCGCGATGCCTGGGCATCGCAGCCGGGGCCGCCGGGCTCCCGGCCTCCCTTCACCGTGGCGTAA